The Erwinia billingiae Eb661 nucleotide sequence CCGCTGCTGACCTTACGCAAAAGTCTGCAACGCATTCATCTGGTGATCATCGTGGTGTCGCTGTTGTTCAGCGGCATCTCGTTGTCGGTGCTGTCGATGTTTGCCCTGCGCAGCTATGCGGAAAACAATCTCCAGCTGGTGGCCACCACCCTCGGCTACAGCGTGCAGCCGGCGGTGCTGGCGGGCGATGCGGATGCGGCTAACGACATCGTGCGGCAAATCGGGGCGAAGGCGGAGTTTGGCCACGTCAGAATTGTCGATGCCAGTAATCGCCTGCTGGTGAACTGGCCTCCATCCGGGGCGCAACATCATCAGGGCGCCGGGGAGCTGGTCACCCACTGGATTTTCCCGCAGCCTGCCAACGTGCCAATCGTGCACAACGGCAAGGTGATTGGACAGGTGTGGTTGAGCGGTGATGCCAGCCGGGTGCTGCATTATCTTAGCCAGGCGTTGAAGTGGCTGAGCGGCAGCCTGCTGGTGACCGCGCTGCTGGCCTCGTGCCTGTCCAACCGCATGCACGCGGGGATCCTCAGCGGGCTGCAAAATATTGCCTCAGTGGCGCACGACGTACGCCGACGGCGCGCCTTCTCGCTGCGGGTGCCGTCATCGTCGATTGCCGAGCTGAACAAGCTGAGCGGGGATTTCAACAGCCTGCTGGATGAGCTGTCAGACTGGCAGACCCATCTGCAGCGCGAAAACGACTCGCTGGCCCATCAGGCACGGCATGATGCGCTGACCGGTTTGCCTAACCGGACAGCGTTTGAGCAGGCGTTGCACACGCTGATGAACAACCCGCAAACCGCCGATCGGGTTGCGGTGCTGTTTATCGATGTTGACCGCTTTAAAGAGGTGAACGATACCTATGGTCACGCTGCCGGGGACAACGTGCTGACGGAAACGGCACATCGCCTGCGTGGCAGGTTGAGGAAAGATGATTTAGTGGCGCGTCTGGGCGGTGATGAGTTTGCGGTGCTGTTGGCGGGCATCGAAAACGGCGAGCAGGCGGCCAGAATGGCTGAAAACGTCATCGAAGCGATGCTCGAGCCGATCAGGCTGACCGACGGCAAGACGGTGGCGCAATCGCTGAGTATTGGCGTGGCGCTGGCCAAAAATCACCGCACCGGCGAGGCGATGATTGCCCAGGCCGATGCGGCGATGTACCACATCAAGGAACTGGGCGGCGGCTGGTACTTCTCCCCGTCATTCTGGGGACAGGATCCGCAGGCCGCGCCAAAGATGCGTAACCGGGCCTAGTTGCAGGCCGGGCTGTTGCTGTCCTGCTGCACTTTGCCGTAAGCGGAGCTGGCAAAGTCGCTGCAGTCGAAGCTGTAGCTCACCTGGCGGGTCAGCGACTGACGGCGCATGGTGTGACGGTAGGCAGTCGGCGTCTGCGAGAACTGGCGGCGGAACACGCGGGAGAAGGTCTGCTGCGAGTCGTAACCGTACTGCATGGCAATATCAAAAACCGGGCGCTGGGTCTGACTCAGCGCTTCGGCCGCCAGCGTCAGCCGACGCTCACGAATATAGCCGCCCAACGTCTGTTTGGTGACGGTGCGGAACATCCGCTGCAAATGCCACTTCGAATAGCCCGATTTCGCGGCCACTTCATCAATCGACAGGGTTTTATCCAGGTTGGTTTCAATCCAGTCGGTAAGGGTGTGGATGATGTCGTCATGCATGCTGCTCTTCTCCCTGGCGAAATAATTTCTGGTCGTCTTCTCAATGGCTGCTGAGTATAATTCCTCAAGTTAACTTGAGGTAAAGAGCTAAATGAAAAAAAGTCGCAACTGCCCCAACAAGCGAGAACTGACCCCAGGCGACGTAGCGCAACGCTGCGGCGTGGCGGTCTCTGCGCTGCACTTCTATGAAAGCAAAGGGTTAATCACCAGCTTCCGCAATGCCGGTAACCAGCGGCGCTATCACCGCGACGTGCTGCGCCGGGTAGCGATCGTGAAAATTGCGCAGCGCATCGGTATTCCGTTGGCCACCATTGGTGACCATCTGATGCAGCTGCCGGCGGGAAACCGCATGTCGCCGAAAGAGTGGAAGGTGCTGACCGAGAAATGGCGCGAGGAGTTGGATCGGCGCATCGAAACCTTAACCCGGCTGCGTGACGATCTGGACGGTTGCATTGGCTGCGGCTGTTTGTCGATGCAGGATTGCCCGCTGCGCAACCCGGACGACAGGCTGAGCGAGCGCGGCACCGGCGCAATCCTGCTGGAGTCTTAGCGGAAGTGAGCGGCATCAGGCTGTGGCGGAGGGTCTATACTGATAACTCTTCGTATAACACAAGGTTAGAGCATGATCACCGTTCACCATCTGAATAACTCCCGATCGCAGCGTGTGCTCTGGATGCTGGAAGAGCTGGAAGTGCCTTACCAGATCAAACGCTATCAGCGTGAGAGCACCATGCTGGCCCCGGACGCGCTGAAAAAAGTGCATCCGCTGGGTAAATCCCCGGTCATCACCGACGAAAATCGCGTGATTGCCGAATCCGGCGCGATCCTTGAATACCTCGCCGAGCGTTATGACGCAGAAAATCGCCTGAAACTAAATGATGAGGACGAGCGCCTGCAGTCTCGTTACTGGCTGCATTATGCCGAAGGGTCGTTAATGCCGCTGCTGGTGATGAAGCTGATCTTCAGCCGGATGGGCAAGCCGCCGGTGCCGTGGCTGCTGCGTCCCATTGGCAATGCCTTTGGTAAGGGCGTGCAGAAAGGCTATCTGGATAAACAGCTGGCGACCCATCGCGAATTTATCGAACAGCATCTGGCCAGCCACGCGTGGTTTGCCGGCGAGCAGTTCAGCATTGCCGACGTGCAGATGAGCTTCCCGATCCAGGCGCTGACCGCGCGAGGCGGTGCCGCCAACTCCCCGGCCATCCAGGCCTGGCTTGCGAAAGTGCAAAACCGTGCCGCCTGGCAGCGTGCGCTGCAACAGGGCGGTGAAGTGAAGCTCGACTGAATGGATTTCTGCCTGAAATGCCCCTGCGTTTCAGGTTGCTGCAAATATAGGTGCGATCAGGAGTTGATAATGCACTGATAAAGGCTGGATAATCGTTTGCCTTTAAAATAGTGCGGCTTAATGCGTGACGTAGTAAACGTTTGCCTTTTTTCCGAACGTTGCCCGGCTAACGGGTTTTCGCGGTCTGTGAACAGTGCGTCCTGGGATGGTGAAACGTTGAATCAGTCAGCTTCATGCGTCACGCATCAATAACTCATAAGAAATCTCAGGGGATTTTTCACTATGTCGACTCCTTCTCATCAGCCCGGCGGTTCGCTGGACAGCTGGTTTAACATTTCTGCGCGCGGCAGTTCGGTCCGTCAGGAAATTCTGGCGGGCCTGACCACCTTCCTTGCCATGGTTTATTCGGTGATCGTGGTGCCGTCTATGCTCGGCAAAGCCGGTTTTCCGCCGACGGCGGTCTTCGTCTCCACCTGTCTGGTAGCGGGCTTCGGATCGCTGATCATGGGCCTGTGGGCCAATCTACCGATGGCGATTGGTTGTGCAATCTCACTGACCGCCTTTACCGCCTTCAGCCTGGTATTGGGACAGCATATCAGCGTGCCGGTGGCGCTGGGTGCGGTGTTCCTGATGGGGATCCTGTTCACCATCATCTCCGCTACCGGCATCCGTTCGTGGATCCTGCGTAATCTGCCGATGGGCGTGGCGCACGGCACGGGCGTTGGGATTGGCCTGTTCCTGCTGCTGATCGCCGCGGACGGCGTTGGCCTGGTGGTCAAAAACCCTGCGCCGGGCTTGCCTGTGGCGCTCGGTGATTTCGCCTCGTTCCCGGTGATGATGTCGATGGTTGGCCTGGCGGCAATTTTCGGTCTGGAAAAGCTGCGCGTGCCGGGCGGCATTCTGCTGACCATTATCGCCATTTCCATTCTCGGGCTGATTTTTGATCCGGCGGTGAAGTACCAGGGGCTGTTTGCCATGCCAAGCCTGAATGATGCCAATGGTCATTCGCTGGTGTTCAGTCTGGACATTCTGGGTGCGCTGAAGCCTGCGGTACTGCCAAGCGTGCTGGCGCTGGTGATGACTGCGGTGTTTGACGCCACCGGCACCATCCGTGCCGTTGCCGGGCAGGCTAACCTGCTGGACAAAGACAATCAGATCATCAACGGCGGCAAGGCACTGACCACCGACTCGGTCAGCAGCATCTTCGCCGGTCTGGTGGGCGCATCGCCTGCGGCGGTGTATATCGAATCGGCGGCCGGTACGGCGGCGGGCGGCAAAACCGGCCTGACGGCAATCGTCGTCGGCCTGCTGTTCCTGGTGATCCTGTTCCTGTCGCCGCTGGCCTATCTGGTGCCGGGTTATGCCACGGCACCGGCGCTGATGTATGTCGGCCTGCTGATGTTGAGCAACGTATCAAAAATCAATTTTGACGATTTTGTTGATGCGATGTCCGGCCTGCTGGCCGCGGTGTTTATCGTGCTGACCTGTAATATCGTGACCGGCATCATGCTGGGCTTCGGTTCACTGGTGATTGGCCGTATTTTTGCGGGCGAATGGCGCAAGCTGAACGCCGGCACGGTGATTATCGCGGTGGCGCTGGTGGCATTCTATGCCGGCGGCTGGGCGATCTAAACCGTCAGGGGCCGCCCGTCGGCCCCTGATTTTAGCCTTTAAATGCATTAATCCCTCGATAGCGCACTTCCTGTTTTTAAACCCACCGCATTTTTGTTTTACTATTCTCTCAGGTCGATCGTTCCGACTGGCATTTGTGTATTTCGCAGGAAGACAGATAAGGACAACATGGAAATCTTCTTTACCATCCTCATTTTGACGCTGATGGTGTCGCTCTCAGGCGTCGCTGCCCGCATCATTCCGTTTCAAATCCCACTGCCGCTGGTGCAGATCGCCATGGGTGCCTTGCTCGCCTGGCCGACGTTTGGTTTGCACGTCGACTTCGATCCCGAGCTGTTCCTGGTGCTGTTTATCCCGCCGCTGCTGTTTGCCGATGGCTGGAAAACCCCGACCAGTGAGTTTCTGAACCACGGCCGCGAAATTATCGGGCTGGCGCTGGTGCTGGTGTTGATCACCGTGGTCGGGATTGGCTATCTGATTTACTGGCTGGTGCCGGGCATTCCTTTGCTGGCGGCCTTTGCGCTGGCAGCGGTGCTGTCACCGACCGATGCCGTGGCGTTGTCCGGCATTGTCGGGGAAGGGCGCATCCCGAAGAAAATCATGGCGATTTTGCAGGGCGAGGCGTTGATGAACGATGCCTCTGGCCTGGTGTCGCTGAAGTTTGCCGTCGCGGTAGCGATGGGCACCATGGTGTTTACCGTCTCCGGGGCCACCATCGAGTTCCTGAAGGTCGCGATTGGCGGGCTGTTAGCCGGTATCGCCATCTGCTGGCTGTACGGTAAATCGCTGCGTCTGCTCAGCCGCTGGAGCGGTGATGACCCGGCGACACAAACCGTGCTGCTGTTGCTGTTGCCGTTTGCCTCTTACCTGATTGCCGAACATATCGGCGTGTCCGGGATCCTCGCGGCGGTGGCGGCGGGGATGACCATTTCCCGTTCCGGCATTATCCGTCAGGCACCGCTGGCGATGCGTCTGCGTGCTAACAGCGTCTGGCAGATGCTGGAATTCGTGTTTAACGGCATGGTGTTCCTGATGTTGGGCCTGCAGCTGCCGGACATCCTCACCAACTCGATGAATCTGGCCGAAGCCGATCCTAACGTCGATTTCTGGATGCTGGCGCTGTCAGTGGTGCTGATTTACGCCGCGCTGATGATCGTGCGTTTTAGCTGGTTGTGGGCGATGCAGCAGATCAGCAAGCGCCTGCTTAAGAAGAAGCCGATGGAGTTCACCAGTTACTCAACGCGTGAGCTGCTGATTGCTTCGTTTGCCGGCGTGCGCGGAGCGATCACTCTGGCCGGTGTACTGTCGATTCCGCTGTTCCTGACCAATGGCGACGCCTTCCCGGCACGTTACGAGCTGGTGTTCCTGGCGACGGGCGTGATCCTGTTCTCGCTGTTGGTGGGTGTGATCCTGTTACCGTTATTGCTGCGTGGCATTGAAGGGATGGATAAAACCGCCCATCGTCATGAAGTGCAGATGGCGCGGGCAGTGATGGCCGGCACGGCGATTGAAAGTCTGCACAAGATGGAAGAGCGTCTGGCCGCCGATACCGAAGAGAACATCGATCCGGAGCTGGTAAAAGAGGTCAGTTCGCGCGTGACCGGCAACCTGCGCCGCCGCGTCGACGGCAAAGAGGATTTGGAGCGCGCGCTGTACGCCGAGAATCTGGAGCGCCGCTTCCGCCTGACGGCCCTGCGGGCTGAGCGAGGCGAGCTGTATCACCTGCGCGCCACGCAGAAAATCAGCAACGAAACCATGCAGAAATTACTGCACGATCTCGACCTGCTGGAAACGCTGCTGATCGAGAAAGAAGAGTAAATAGCGCAGGTCGTCTGGATGTGCTGGTGGCAGGGTGAGTGTGGGTTTTTGCTGTTAGCGCGGAGGTCGTCTGGGTGTGCTGGTGATTTGCTCAGGGAGAGAGGGGTGAACGCAAAGTCGCCGTAAACCCATCCCTGGGGGCTCAGCGGCGACATCCCTGTCGCCGATGCTTTGCTTATCACCCCTCTCACCCTTCCCCTCAAGCTTCAGCGTTGAATGGTCGATTGTGGACACACACGTCAAACCCATTTTTTTTGACCTGTGTGTCCACCGGCCCAATCCAAAACGTCAGTGTTAGTGGGTGGCGGCATAGAGCACGTTAGCCGGGTGTCTGCGGCAGGGATGCCGCAGCCAAGCCTCCAGGGATGGATTTACGGCGTCCCGGAAAATGTGCTCTATGCTGACGCCTTACCCCCGAAGCTGGTTTTGCCCTTCACTCTTTCAATCTCCCAACCGACAGCGTCGGGGCCTGGCCCGGCCAGAACTCGCGACAACAGGCAATCCATGCCTGCGCGCTTTTCGACAGATAGCTGCCTTCCCGCCAGATTAACCCCAGCTTCCACACCAAATCCGACTCTAACGGTAGCCACAACAGATGCTTCTTATCCAGACGCTGGCAAATCGGCTCGGGCAGGATCGCCACGCCCATGCCCGCCTGCACCATCGCCGCGAGGAAATCCCACTGGCCGCTGCGCACCGCGATCTGTGGCGCAAAACCGCTGTTTTGAAACGCCTTCATTAACTGCCGGTTTAACGAAAACTCCTCGTTATAAATCAGGATCGGATGCCCGGCTAACTCCGCAATCGGAATATGCGTGCGCCGCAACCATTCACTGGTGCGCGGCACCAATACGCATAACGGATGACTCATCAACGGCAGCGAATTGAGCGGCAAATCATCGGCCACCGGCAATGCGGTCAACGCGATATCCAACGTGCCGGACAACACCGCCTGCTGCACGGTGAGGCCGCCAAATTCGGAAATCTTCAGCTCCACGCCGGGATAACGGTGACGGAAGGCCGAAATCGAACCGGCAATCTGCATCCCGACCATCGGCGGGATCCCCAGCCTCAGCTCGCCGGTTTTTAAATCATTGATATCGGTGATTTCCGCTTCCAGCTGCTTAAACTCCTGCAGGATGGTCAGCCCGCGCTGATAAACCGCCTGCCCGGTATCGGTCAGATGCAGCTTGCGGCCTTCGCGGATCAGCAGCGTGCAGCCCAA carries:
- a CDS encoding LysR family transcriptional regulator, with the protein product MDVRALRYFVEVVRQQSFTRAAEQLFVTQPTISKMLRQLEDELGCTLLIREGRKLHLTDTGQAVYQRGLTILQEFKQLEAEITDINDLKTGELRLGIPPMVGMQIAGSISAFRHRYPGVELKISEFGGLTVQQAVLSGTLDIALTALPVADDLPLNSLPLMSHPLCVLVPRTSEWLRRTHIPIAELAGHPILIYNEEFSLNRQLMKAFQNSGFAPQIAVRSGQWDFLAAMVQAGMGVAILPEPICQRLDKKHLLWLPLESDLVWKLGLIWREGSYLSKSAQAWIACCREFWPGQAPTLSVGRLKE
- a CDS encoding NCS2 family permease: MSTPSHQPGGSLDSWFNISARGSSVRQEILAGLTTFLAMVYSVIVVPSMLGKAGFPPTAVFVSTCLVAGFGSLIMGLWANLPMAIGCAISLTAFTAFSLVLGQHISVPVALGAVFLMGILFTIISATGIRSWILRNLPMGVAHGTGVGIGLFLLLIAADGVGLVVKNPAPGLPVALGDFASFPVMMSMVGLAAIFGLEKLRVPGGILLTIIAISILGLIFDPAVKYQGLFAMPSLNDANGHSLVFSLDILGALKPAVLPSVLALVMTAVFDATGTIRAVAGQANLLDKDNQIINGGKALTTDSVSSIFAGLVGASPAAVYIESAAGTAAGGKTGLTAIVVGLLFLVILFLSPLAYLVPGYATAPALMYVGLLMLSNVSKINFDDFVDAMSGLLAAVFIVLTCNIVTGIMLGFGSLVIGRIFAGEWRKLNAGTVIIAVALVAFYAGGWAI
- a CDS encoding glutathione S-transferase family protein, producing the protein MITVHHLNNSRSQRVLWMLEELEVPYQIKRYQRESTMLAPDALKKVHPLGKSPVITDENRVIAESGAILEYLAERYDAENRLKLNDEDERLQSRYWLHYAEGSLMPLLVMKLIFSRMGKPPVPWLLRPIGNAFGKGVQKGYLDKQLATHREFIEQHLASHAWFAGEQFSIADVQMSFPIQALTARGGAANSPAIQAWLAKVQNRAAWQRALQQGGEVKLD
- the soxS gene encoding superoxide response transcriptional regulator SoxS, translating into MHDDIIHTLTDWIETNLDKTLSIDEVAAKSGYSKWHLQRMFRTVTKQTLGGYIRERRLTLAAEALSQTQRPVFDIAMQYGYDSQQTFSRVFRRQFSQTPTAYRHTMRRQSLTRQVSYSFDCSDFASSAYGKVQQDSNSPACN
- a CDS encoding diguanylate cyclase domain-containing protein; its protein translation is MHKANSTAKKPLLTLRKSLQRIHLVIIVVSLLFSGISLSVLSMFALRSYAENNLQLVATTLGYSVQPAVLAGDADAANDIVRQIGAKAEFGHVRIVDASNRLLVNWPPSGAQHHQGAGELVTHWIFPQPANVPIVHNGKVIGQVWLSGDASRVLHYLSQALKWLSGSLLVTALLASCLSNRMHAGILSGLQNIASVAHDVRRRRAFSLRVPSSSIAELNKLSGDFNSLLDELSDWQTHLQRENDSLAHQARHDALTGLPNRTAFEQALHTLMNNPQTADRVAVLFIDVDRFKEVNDTYGHAAGDNVLTETAHRLRGRLRKDDLVARLGGDEFAVLLAGIENGEQAARMAENVIEAMLEPIRLTDGKTVAQSLSIGVALAKNHRTGEAMIAQADAAMYHIKELGGGWYFSPSFWGQDPQAAPKMRNRA
- a CDS encoding Na+/H+ antiporter; this translates as MEIFFTILILTLMVSLSGVAARIIPFQIPLPLVQIAMGALLAWPTFGLHVDFDPELFLVLFIPPLLFADGWKTPTSEFLNHGREIIGLALVLVLITVVGIGYLIYWLVPGIPLLAAFALAAVLSPTDAVALSGIVGEGRIPKKIMAILQGEALMNDASGLVSLKFAVAVAMGTMVFTVSGATIEFLKVAIGGLLAGIAICWLYGKSLRLLSRWSGDDPATQTVLLLLLPFASYLIAEHIGVSGILAAVAAGMTISRSGIIRQAPLAMRLRANSVWQMLEFVFNGMVFLMLGLQLPDILTNSMNLAEADPNVDFWMLALSVVLIYAALMIVRFSWLWAMQQISKRLLKKKPMEFTSYSTRELLIASFAGVRGAITLAGVLSIPLFLTNGDAFPARYELVFLATGVILFSLLVGVILLPLLLRGIEGMDKTAHRHEVQMARAVMAGTAIESLHKMEERLAADTEENIDPELVKEVSSRVTGNLRRRVDGKEDLERALYAENLERRFRLTALRAERGELYHLRATQKISNETMQKLLHDLDLLETLLIEKEE
- the soxR gene encoding redox-sensitive transcriptional activator SoxR, yielding MKKSRNCPNKRELTPGDVAQRCGVAVSALHFYESKGLITSFRNAGNQRRYHRDVLRRVAIVKIAQRIGIPLATIGDHLMQLPAGNRMSPKEWKVLTEKWREELDRRIETLTRLRDDLDGCIGCGCLSMQDCPLRNPDDRLSERGTGAILLES